Part of the Candidatus Babeliales bacterium genome is shown below.
TGCTTCTTGATCTTTCCGTTTTTGTAGTAATTCATCTTGATAAAAAATACCAAGTCCGATTGCTACGCAAATCAAGGAAAGAAAAAATTCCCATGAAATTGATTCATTCAAAAATACCCAGCCATAAAAAGCGGCAAATAATGGCGTCAAAAAACTAGCAAACGATACAAATGTTGGCGAGAATTTTTTCAATAACGTACCGTACATGTTATGACAAATTAAATTGCTTACTATGATAACAATTGCCAAAATACCAAAAAAAGGAACATAATCGGTAACTACTTGATTTTGTGGTTCAAAAATAAAAGAGGTGATCAATGCAAGAATTCCACCAGCAAACATGCTAATGCCATTAGTCATTGCAGGTGCATAATTCTTTTCTTTCACTAATCTATGTACAATAAGCCAACCATAACTAAGCATGCTAATAGAGATAATGATATAAATTTCAGCCCAAGAAAAAACGCCAATACCACCTACAATATCTTCCAGTGGTGCAGGAGTGATCAATACTGGTAATAATCCAATAAAACCAACTAATAAACCGATTGTTTTTTTTAACGTTATTTTTTCTTTATGCAAAAGATAAGAAAGCATATAAGTCATGAAGGGTCCGAGTGTATATAATAGAGAAGCTTTAGAAGGACTCATATCTTCAAGTCCCCAAAAACGAAATATATACGGAAAATAACAGGTAAATAAAATTGCTTGTACGTATAGTTTCCAATCCTTTTTTTTAAATTTGAAAACGGTATCTTTATGGAAATATTGATAAGCTAATAAAACTATGCCCGCAATGCTCATACGAATACCAACTAAAAAAATAGGTTGTGCGTAATATAATAAAACTTTTCCTAATGAAAAAGTTGATGCAAAAAGTGCATACAATACGATAATTTGTATCATAGCTGTGCCTCTCCGGTTGTTTTTGTTAATAAAAAATTACATTGCACTTCGACAATGATTTTTTATTATAAAAAGATTCCTAAACTAGCTTTATCACAATTCTTATAAAAAAGAGAAGTTTTATGCTTTTTAGGTATTGTCGAAGATTAGTATTACGATGAATACGAGAATAATTACAATATCGAAATCGAATTTTTCCTTTGATAATAATAGTTTATCATAGTTTTTTTATTTGTCAATTTGACTTGTTCTTTGATTTCTTGCATTCAAAGCAACCGATATATTATTTTTTTAGGAAACATACAAATATGTTTTTTTTAAATTGAGAAAAAAAGGAAGAAAATGAAGAAAATATATTTTATAGGCGGTATGAGTATTCTGCTTTTTCCCCTTGTTGCAAAAGGATTGTCGAATAATCGTTATCGCAATAGGCCGATGTCTATGAATGAATGCCCTGCTAATTTGAATCAAATGAAAATGAAAGCTGGTATAAAAAAGCAAATGATGCATATGAAAGAAGAAATGCATCATGAACAAATGGAAAATATGCAACAAGAAGTAGAAAAGCAGCAAGAGCCGATGCTGCAAGAAAAAAATGAAGTGCAAGAAAAAGCAAAAAAAGAAATAACCGCTAAAGAACAACGAACCGTAAAAATACATGCCAAGAAATATAAAAAAATATCATTGGCAAAACAAGAAAAAAAGCCTCAAGAAGAATTGCTAGCCAAAATAGGAATTGATCCAGTACAGCAGAAAGATATTCCATTAAAAGCAGAAAAAGATGAAATGAAGCTACAAATTTCTCTTGAAAAAAAACGGCAACAAGAAATTATACAGCTGATGCATGAAAAGACAAAGGAAGAGCAAGAAAATATACGTGCTGCAATATATGAAGAACATGAACATAAGAAACAAGAAATGGCAATGCAAAAAGAAAAATTACAATTAGCGCGTGAACGTATGAAAATGGAACGAGAACAAATGCGTTTAGCAAAAATTAGAGAGCAAGAAGAATTGCGATTAGGACAAGAACAAGAACAATTAAAACGAGAGCAAATGAAATTTGCAAAAATTAAAAAGCAAGAAGATAAACGTCGAGAACAAACGCAATTGGCTAAGCAAAAAGCTGAAGAAGCTTTAGCAAAGAAAGAAGAAATGGTTAATAAAAAGCAGGAGTTAGCCGAACGTAAGAAATCAGCACAAGAAGAGTTGCAATTAGCTCGAGTAAAAGAAACTAAAGAAAGAGAAATTCAACGTTTAGCACAAATCAAAGAGCAAGAATTATTACGTAAAGAGCAATTGAAAACGGCGCAGGAACAAATAGAAAAAAGAAAAACTGAGCAACTCGCAAAAAAAATAGAACAAAAAGAAAAACGAGAACAATATGTTTTACAAAAAAAGAAAGAAGAAGAAACGCGATTAGCAGCTCAAGAAAAAATAAGAAAAAATAAAGAAGAATTACGATTAGCTAAACTGAAAGATCAGACAAAAGAATTACAACAGAAAATGAATCTTGTGCAATTAGAAGCTGAGAAACGAATGCAGGAACGCTTAGTGAAAAAACAAATAGACGAACAACATATTTTAGAACTTGCTTTGCAAAAACAAAAACAACAGGAAGAATTTCGATTGGCAAAAGCAGTAGCACTCAAAAAACGCGAAGAAGAAGTGATGGCGTTATGGCAAGATCAACAAAGCAGAATTCAAATTGCTCAAGAAGAAGAAAGAAATAGAGCAAGACTAGCGGAAATGGAAAGTAAATTAAAAAAACAAAATCAATTGCTAGCACGCACGGAAAAACAAGAAAAAATGAAAATTGCGCAAGAACTCAAATTGCAAGAGAAGAAATTAGCACAAATGGTGAAGCCAATTGAAACTAAAAAAATTATTCAGCATTCAAATGTTCGAAATAAAGAAAATAAAATTATGCCCATTGCAATAGCCATGAAAAAAGAATTGCCAAAAAATTCTGAGTTACAATCGAAGATGCTTGCTCTGAATACGCATAGTATAAAAATATCAACACGAGATAGAATGCGAGAAATTGCACGCGGACGTTCAAAAGGAATACTGTCAATAGTGAGAGTGCAAGAACCAGTCAAAGAAATAAAACCAGTAGAAAAATGTATAGAACCTAATAGTGGTGTAATTGCGCAAGCACCTCAAGTTCCTGAAAAAAAATTAAATAAATCGCCAAGTGTAGCGCAAAAAGAAGAATCTACTAAGAATAAAAAAACAGACCAGATGGTAAAAAATGAAAAACCAAAAGAAAAGCGTGGTCTTTATACAAAACGTAAGCTCATAGAGTGTGTTCAACAAAAAGTAGCATTCAAATCAACTGATAGTATTAAAAATATGAATCTTGCTGATTGCTTACCAGTTCAAAAATCACCACAAAAACAAGTGCCTCAAAAAGCATCGCAAAAATAAATCATTATTAAAGAAATGATGGCTAAACACAAAAGGCAATAAAAAATAATTAAATTAAAAAGGAACTGGGTTAGCTCAGTTCCTTTTTATGTGCCCGCTGTAGTAATTAAATATTGTTCAATGAACTCCATTAAATCACCATCAAGAATCAAGTCTGGTTGTGGCGATTCGATGTCGGTTCTATGATCTTTAACTAATTTATAAGGATGTAAGATATATGAACGAATTTGTGAGCCCCATTCAATTTTTTTCTTTGTATTCCTCGCTTCTTTTTCTCGTTGTTCTTCCTTTTGTTTTTTTGCGAGTTTTGCATATAACATTTTCATAGCAATTTCACGATTTTGAATTTGTGATCGCTCATTTTGGCATTGTACAACAAGATTAGTAGGCAAATGAGTAATACGGACGGCAGATTCGGTTTTATTAACATGCTGGCCACCAGCACCACCAGCACGATAAGTATCGATACGTAAATCTTTAGGATCTATTTCAATTTCTACTTTTGGCATTTCGGGTGTAACATGTACTGCCGCA
Proteins encoded:
- a CDS encoding DMT family transporter — protein: MIQIIVLYALFASTFSLGKVLLYYAQPIFLVGIRMSIAGIVLLAYQYFHKDTVFKFKKKDWKLYVQAILFTCYFPYIFRFWGLEDMSPSKASLLYTLGPFMTYMLSYLLHKEKITLKKTIGLLVGFIGLLPVLITPAPLEDIVGGIGVFSWAEIYIIISISMLSYGWLIVHRLVKEKNYAPAMTNGISMFAGGILALITSFIFEPQNQVVTDYVPFFGILAIVIIVSNLICHNMYGTLLKKFSPTFVSFASFLTPLFAAFYGWVFLNESISWEFFLSLICVAIGLGIFYQDELLQKRKDQEAMNVLEEL